The sequence TTTTTAATTGGTGTTTTAGGAACTGTAGTATTTGGAATTGCTTCCATATTATTATTTATAAAGTTATTTGATAATAAACTTGGATTAGTTATAAATAAAGAAGGAATACTAGATAATACAAACTTTAGTTCTATAGGTTTGATAAAGTGGGTTGATGTTACCAATATTAGAATAGAAAAAGTTATGTCAACAAAGTTTTTATTAATTGAAGTTATTAATCCTAATGAGTACATAGAAAAAGCAAACACAATAAAAAAACTCTCATTAAAACAAAATATGAAAACTTATAACACCCCTATAACTCTGACATCTGTAGGGCTTCAACATAGTTTTGAAGACTTGAGTAAAATTATATTTGAGTCTTGGGAAAAATACAAAAGCCAATCTATTTAATTTTAGCACCCC comes from Chryseobacterium sp. 3008163 and encodes:
- a CDS encoding STM3941 family protein; protein product: MQDIEIKLSKKKLIFLLLLAIGFVIISSLFIINPSYFVSFITRSEKVIFLIGVLGTVVFGIASILLFIKLFDNKLGLVINKEGILDNTNFSSIGLIKWVDVTNIRIEKVMSTKFLLIEVINPNEYIEKANTIKKLSLKQNMKTYNTPITLTSVGLQHSFEDLSKIIFESWEKYKSQSI